A genomic stretch from Hemicordylus capensis ecotype Gifberg chromosome 1, rHemCap1.1.pri, whole genome shotgun sequence includes:
- the TMEM132A gene encoding transmembrane protein 132A isoform X2 — MGSDYGEKGPFTVKCESDSPGVVYLPAELEVLNGPEYFRLQRTDRYLPGNASLSSRSETFLFLHRQLTAKPAIQASYLPFTAQQAVPTDDSEFTDVSSAWDVRAVSIEGTVSPYEPYSRVLFHLQGQEWMLGQQALPCVTLHVFHQAQVVHKACHLQAPLGVCVVELELPPRWFSPPPASSQRKPEDSTLTPLRAELYYTLGPSVPGKTPGECPHVRPPERPRPGTEGTKEHLHYVGPVEIRVMSPPRRQEVRLDDNVMVRVPDMALRPGQLFTATLILQQNFTADLLTLRIKVKKGLQVLAARPTRPEAWTVKLDKFKGTKHHTALVTCRRSLSSGLDWRAADSPEFLYLDFVVENGTGGLSSTRPVTWQVEYPGQDPEAEKDKMVWEIQVSERDVRALVPLVKEQEIVNTALLTGIPYSVPVKLVVVETGGAVSEVTEQMGCESSNKQVLQVSDVCDAVYVGGKESRGARGVRVDFWYRRLHASLLFTVWAPLLPLRIELTDTSLEQVRGWRVPGPAPESSSADPEEGGEEAERRARGCRLQYQRAGVRFLAHFVAHPLDGGRHLTYMPSSDWLLDVSHLVQKHARIQDPRVATLEGGSVVIGREPGMTSVEVRSPVSDSILGEQTLVVSEEKVSISELQAQLVSGVSLTLSVEPGHPNVFTATCQGLSALRFLKQEAVLSFWLVFTDHTLAPIELYNGRDVAVSLSSLNPSVVSVRLGEEQARPVIVAESLGRGSLLQLSLHSPDSCRKGKHRAPLSQGTVWLEVNFGQQPPTTSSPRQQDHHRHDESPFQRAEGAMSGEAVTVAAVTESGRGSRRRDPVGVGPPMTKFEGPGGNSYEDAEQEGVEEEEGEKEEEDEMVKAPARVTDLEIGMYVLLGVFCLAIFIFLINCVVFVLRYQRKEPPDAGSGPASSTQQPHNWIWLGTGQEELDRQLDLCTQHCQDQPLDPSSTNDGCCCCAGPEGKMEAVAQESPALPGTETTVSASTLGPTGPGSPALATTLSRKKDGREVGGRRKRVEFVTFATPPGSAPSPPASAPAVQSILVASEDDIRWVCEDMGLHDPDELRSYMERIRGSS; from the exons TGAAGTGTGAATCTGACTCTCCTGGTGTGGTGTACCTGCCAGCTGAACTAGAGGTGCTAAATGGCCCGGAGTATTTCCGTCTTCAGCGTACAGATCGTTACTTGCCAGGAAATGCTTCTCTCAGCTCCCGCTCTGagaccttcctcttcctccaccgTCAGCTCACAGCAAAGCCTGCCATCCAAGCTTCCTACCTGCCTTTCACTGCCCAGCAG gcAGTCCCAACTGACGACTCCGAATTCACAGATGTCTCTTCTGCTTGGGACGTCCGGGCTGTATCCATTGAGGGTACAGTGTCTCCTTATGAGCCATACTCTAGGGTCCTATTCCATCTCCAAGGGCAAGAATGGATGTTGGGACAACAGGCCCTACCTTGCGTCACCCTACATGTCTTCCACCAGGCCCAGGTGGTTCACAAAGCCTGCCACCTCCAG GCACCCCTGGGGGTGTGTGTAGTGGAACTAGAGCTGCCGCCTCGCTGGTTCTCTCCTCCGCCTGCCAGCAGTCAGCGCAAACCTGAGGATTCTACTCTCACTCCCCTACGGGCTGAGCTGTACTACACCCTGGGGCCCTCTGTGCCTGGGAAGACACCTGGAGAGTGCCCCCACGTGAGACCCCCAGAAAGACCACGGCCAGGGACAGAGGGCACCAAGGAGCATCTGCACTACGTGGGCCCTGTTGAGATCAGGGTGATGAGCCCACCACGACGGCAGGAAGTGCGGCTGGATGATAACGTGATGGTCCGGGTTCCTGACATGGCCCTGCGCCCGGGGCAGCTCTTCACTGCCACCCTCATTTTGCAGCAGAACTTCACTGCTGACCTGCTGACACTCCG AATCAAGGTGAAGAAAGGGCTCCAGGTTCTGGCAGCTCGCCCCACCAGACCTGAGGCTTGGACTGTGAAGCTGGACAAATTCAAGGGTACCAAACACCACACAGCTCTGGTCACCTGTCGCCGTTCCCTTAGCAGTGGGCTGGACTGGAG GGCAGCCGATTCTCCAGAGTTCCTGTATCTGGATTTTGTAGTGGAGAATGGCACAGGGGGCCTGTCTTCTACACGTCCTGTCACTTGGCAAGTGGAGTATCCTGGCCAGGACCCTGAGGCTGAGAAGGACAAGATGGTGTGGGAGATACAAGTCTCAGAGCGAGATGTACGGGCTTTGGTTCCACTGGTGAAG GAGCAGGAGATTGTGAACACTGCACTCCTAACAGGAATTCCTTACTCGGTGCCTGTGAAACTGGTTGTGGTAGAGACCGGGGGAGCTGTGTCTGAGGTCACTGAGCAGATGGGCTGTGAATCTTCTAACAAACAGGTCTTGCAG GTGTCGGATGTGTGCGATGCTGTCTACGTAGGGGGGAAAGAGAGCCGAGGGGCACGTGGTGTCCGGGTTGATTTCTGGTACCGCCGGCTCCATGCTTCCCTGCTCTTCACTGTCTGGGCCCCGCTATTGCCTCTGCGTATTGAGCTGACAGACACCTCCCTGGAGCAGGTGCGGGGCTGGAGGGTCCCTGGCCCTGCCCCAGAAAG CAGCTCAGCAGATCCtgaagagggaggagaggaagctgAGAGGAGAGCACGCGGCTGCCGGCTCCAGTACCAGCGTGCCGGGGTTCGTTTCCTTGCCCACTTTGTGGCTCACCCACTAGATGGTGGCCGTCACTTGACCTACATGCCAAGCTCCGATTGGCTGCTGGATGTTTCACATCTGGTGCAAAAGCATGCTCGAATCCAGGACCCCCGAGTGGCGACACTGGAAGGTGGGAGCGTGGTGATTGGCCGTGAGCCAGGAATGACATCTGTGGAG GTGCGCTCTCCTGTTTCTGACTCCATCTTGGGGGAGCAGACCCTCGTGGTGTCGGAGGAGAAGGTTTCCATCTCAGAGCTGCAGGCTCAGCTGGTCTCCGGCGTCTCACTGACTCTTTCTGTGGAGCCGGGGCACCCCAATGTCTTCACGGCCACGTGCCAGGGACTCTCAGCCCTGCGTTTCCTGAAGCAG GAAGCAGTGCTAAGCTTCTGGCTGGTATTCACTGATCACACCTTGGCTCCCATAGAGCTGTACAATGGGCGTGACGTGGCGGTCTCACTTTCTTCTCTGAACCCTAGCGTGGTCTCCGTGCGGCTGGGTGAGGAGCAGGCCCGCCCAGTGATTGTTGCTGAGAGCCTGGGCCGAGGGTCCCTCCTGCAGCTCAGCCTGCATTCCCCAGACTCCTGCCGCAAGGGCAAGCACAGGGCTCCACTCTCCCAAGGCACAGTGTGGCTGGAAGTGAACTTTGGACAGCAGCCCCCAACAACCAGCAGCCCGCGTCAACAAGATCACCATCGCCATGACGAGTCCCCCTTCCAGCGAGCAGAAGGTGCCATGTCGGGGGAAGCAGTGACAGTTGCAGCTGTCACAGAGAGTGGAAGGGGATCGCGGAGGCGTGAcccagtgggggtggggccacCAATGACCAAATTTGAGGGTCCTGGTGGTAATTCTTATGAGGATGCTGAACAGGagggtgtggaggaggaggagggggagaaggaggaggaagatgagatGGTGAAGGCCCCTGCAAGAGTAACAGACCTGGAGATTGGTATGTACGTTCTCCTGGGTGTTTTCTGCCTCGCCATCTTCATCTTCCTCATTAACTGTGTGGTCTTTGTTCTCCGTTACCAGCGCAAGGAGCCTCCAGATGCTGGTTCCGGGCCAGCCTCTTCGACCCAACAGCCCCACAACTGGATCTGGCTGGGCACTGGCCAGGAGGAGCTTGACCGGCAGCTGGATCTGTGCACCCAGCACTGCCAAGACCAACCCCTTGACCCTTCCAGTACCAACgatgggtgctgctgctgtgcggGGCCAGAGGGCAAAATGGAGGCTGTGGCCCAAGAGAGCCCAGCTCTACCAGGGACAGAAACCACTGTTTCTGCCAGTACTCTGGGCCCAACTGGCCCAGGAAGCCCTGCCCTTGCCACCACCTTGTCCAGGAAAAAGGACGGCAGGGAGGTCGGTGGCCGGCGGAAGCGTGTGGAGTTTGTGACCTTCGCCACTCCCCCTGGCTCTGCCCCCAGCCCCCCTGCCTCCGCTCCTGCTGTCCAGTCCATCCTGGTGGCCAGTGAAGATGACATCCGTTGGGTGTGTGAGGACATGGGGCTGCACGACCCCGATGAGCTGCGCAGCTACATGGAGAGGATCCGGGGCAGCTCCTGA
- the TMEM132A gene encoding transmembrane protein 132A isoform X3, with translation MDSRRTAPWLLLAIAIVLPSAPGVKCESDSPGVVYLPAELEVLNGPEYFRLQRTDRYLPGNASLSSRSETFLFLHRQLTAKPAIQASYLPFTAQQAVPTDDSEFTDVSSAWDVRAVSIEGTVSPYEPYSRVLFHLQGQEWMLGQQALPCVTLHVFHQAQVVHKACHLQAPLGVCVVELELPPRWFSPPPASSQRKPEDSTLTPLRAELYYTLGPSVPGKTPGECPHVRPPERPRPGTEGTKEHLHYVGPVEIRVMSPPRRQEVRLDDNVMVRVPDMALRPGQLFTATLILQQNFTADLLTLRIKVKKGLQVLAARPTRPEAWTVKLDKFKGTKHHTALVTCRRSLSSGLDWRAADSPEFLYLDFVVENGTGGLSSTRPVTWQVEYPGQDPEAEKDKMVWEIQVSERDVRALVPLVKEQEIVNTALLTGIPYSVPVKLVVVETGGAVSEVTEQMGCESSNKQVLQVSDVCDAVYVGGKESRGARGVRVDFWYRRLHASLLFTVWAPLLPLRIELTDTSLEQVRGWRVPGPAPESSSADPEEGGEEAERRARGCRLQYQRAGVRFLAHFVAHPLDGGRHLTYMPSSDWLLDVSHLVQKHARIQDPRVATLEGGSVVIGREPGMTSVEVRSPVSDSILGEQTLVVSEEKVSISELQAQLVSGVSLTLSVEPGHPNVFTATCQGLSALRFLKQEAVLSFWLVFTDHTLAPIELYNGRDVAVSLSSLNPSVVSVRLGEEQARPVIVAESLGRGSLLQLSLHSPDSCRKGKHRAPLSQGTVWLEVNFGQQPPTTSSPRQQDHHRHDESPFQRAEAQGASRCWFRASLFDPTAPQLDLAGHWPGGA, from the exons TGAAGTGTGAATCTGACTCTCCTGGTGTGGTGTACCTGCCAGCTGAACTAGAGGTGCTAAATGGCCCGGAGTATTTCCGTCTTCAGCGTACAGATCGTTACTTGCCAGGAAATGCTTCTCTCAGCTCCCGCTCTGagaccttcctcttcctccaccgTCAGCTCACAGCAAAGCCTGCCATCCAAGCTTCCTACCTGCCTTTCACTGCCCAGCAG gcAGTCCCAACTGACGACTCCGAATTCACAGATGTCTCTTCTGCTTGGGACGTCCGGGCTGTATCCATTGAGGGTACAGTGTCTCCTTATGAGCCATACTCTAGGGTCCTATTCCATCTCCAAGGGCAAGAATGGATGTTGGGACAACAGGCCCTACCTTGCGTCACCCTACATGTCTTCCACCAGGCCCAGGTGGTTCACAAAGCCTGCCACCTCCAG GCACCCCTGGGGGTGTGTGTAGTGGAACTAGAGCTGCCGCCTCGCTGGTTCTCTCCTCCGCCTGCCAGCAGTCAGCGCAAACCTGAGGATTCTACTCTCACTCCCCTACGGGCTGAGCTGTACTACACCCTGGGGCCCTCTGTGCCTGGGAAGACACCTGGAGAGTGCCCCCACGTGAGACCCCCAGAAAGACCACGGCCAGGGACAGAGGGCACCAAGGAGCATCTGCACTACGTGGGCCCTGTTGAGATCAGGGTGATGAGCCCACCACGACGGCAGGAAGTGCGGCTGGATGATAACGTGATGGTCCGGGTTCCTGACATGGCCCTGCGCCCGGGGCAGCTCTTCACTGCCACCCTCATTTTGCAGCAGAACTTCACTGCTGACCTGCTGACACTCCG AATCAAGGTGAAGAAAGGGCTCCAGGTTCTGGCAGCTCGCCCCACCAGACCTGAGGCTTGGACTGTGAAGCTGGACAAATTCAAGGGTACCAAACACCACACAGCTCTGGTCACCTGTCGCCGTTCCCTTAGCAGTGGGCTGGACTGGAG GGCAGCCGATTCTCCAGAGTTCCTGTATCTGGATTTTGTAGTGGAGAATGGCACAGGGGGCCTGTCTTCTACACGTCCTGTCACTTGGCAAGTGGAGTATCCTGGCCAGGACCCTGAGGCTGAGAAGGACAAGATGGTGTGGGAGATACAAGTCTCAGAGCGAGATGTACGGGCTTTGGTTCCACTGGTGAAG GAGCAGGAGATTGTGAACACTGCACTCCTAACAGGAATTCCTTACTCGGTGCCTGTGAAACTGGTTGTGGTAGAGACCGGGGGAGCTGTGTCTGAGGTCACTGAGCAGATGGGCTGTGAATCTTCTAACAAACAGGTCTTGCAG GTGTCGGATGTGTGCGATGCTGTCTACGTAGGGGGGAAAGAGAGCCGAGGGGCACGTGGTGTCCGGGTTGATTTCTGGTACCGCCGGCTCCATGCTTCCCTGCTCTTCACTGTCTGGGCCCCGCTATTGCCTCTGCGTATTGAGCTGACAGACACCTCCCTGGAGCAGGTGCGGGGCTGGAGGGTCCCTGGCCCTGCCCCAGAAAG CAGCTCAGCAGATCCtgaagagggaggagaggaagctgAGAGGAGAGCACGCGGCTGCCGGCTCCAGTACCAGCGTGCCGGGGTTCGTTTCCTTGCCCACTTTGTGGCTCACCCACTAGATGGTGGCCGTCACTTGACCTACATGCCAAGCTCCGATTGGCTGCTGGATGTTTCACATCTGGTGCAAAAGCATGCTCGAATCCAGGACCCCCGAGTGGCGACACTGGAAGGTGGGAGCGTGGTGATTGGCCGTGAGCCAGGAATGACATCTGTGGAG GTGCGCTCTCCTGTTTCTGACTCCATCTTGGGGGAGCAGACCCTCGTGGTGTCGGAGGAGAAGGTTTCCATCTCAGAGCTGCAGGCTCAGCTGGTCTCCGGCGTCTCACTGACTCTTTCTGTGGAGCCGGGGCACCCCAATGTCTTCACGGCCACGTGCCAGGGACTCTCAGCCCTGCGTTTCCTGAAGCAG GAAGCAGTGCTAAGCTTCTGGCTGGTATTCACTGATCACACCTTGGCTCCCATAGAGCTGTACAATGGGCGTGACGTGGCGGTCTCACTTTCTTCTCTGAACCCTAGCGTGGTCTCCGTGCGGCTGGGTGAGGAGCAGGCCCGCCCAGTGATTGTTGCTGAGAGCCTGGGCCGAGGGTCCCTCCTGCAGCTCAGCCTGCATTCCCCAGACTCCTGCCGCAAGGGCAAGCACAGGGCTCCACTCTCCCAAGGCACAGTGTGGCTGGAAGTGAACTTTGGACAGCAGCCCCCAACAACCAGCAGCCCGCGTCAACAAGATCACCATCGCCATGACGAGTCCCCCTTCCAGCGAGCAGAAG CGCAAGGAGCCTCCAGATGCTGGTTCCGGGCCAGCCTCTTCGACCCAACAGCCCCACAACTGGATCTGGCTGGGCACTGGCCAGGAGGAGCTTGA
- the TMEM132A gene encoding transmembrane protein 132A isoform X1: protein MDSRRTAPWLLLAIAIVLPSAPGVKCESDSPGVVYLPAELEVLNGPEYFRLQRTDRYLPGNASLSSRSETFLFLHRQLTAKPAIQASYLPFTAQQAVPTDDSEFTDVSSAWDVRAVSIEGTVSPYEPYSRVLFHLQGQEWMLGQQALPCVTLHVFHQAQVVHKACHLQAPLGVCVVELELPPRWFSPPPASSQRKPEDSTLTPLRAELYYTLGPSVPGKTPGECPHVRPPERPRPGTEGTKEHLHYVGPVEIRVMSPPRRQEVRLDDNVMVRVPDMALRPGQLFTATLILQQNFTADLLTLRIKVKKGLQVLAARPTRPEAWTVKLDKFKGTKHHTALVTCRRSLSSGLDWRAADSPEFLYLDFVVENGTGGLSSTRPVTWQVEYPGQDPEAEKDKMVWEIQVSERDVRALVPLVKEQEIVNTALLTGIPYSVPVKLVVVETGGAVSEVTEQMGCESSNKQVLQVSDVCDAVYVGGKESRGARGVRVDFWYRRLHASLLFTVWAPLLPLRIELTDTSLEQVRGWRVPGPAPESSSADPEEGGEEAERRARGCRLQYQRAGVRFLAHFVAHPLDGGRHLTYMPSSDWLLDVSHLVQKHARIQDPRVATLEGGSVVIGREPGMTSVEVRSPVSDSILGEQTLVVSEEKVSISELQAQLVSGVSLTLSVEPGHPNVFTATCQGLSALRFLKQEAVLSFWLVFTDHTLAPIELYNGRDVAVSLSSLNPSVVSVRLGEEQARPVIVAESLGRGSLLQLSLHSPDSCRKGKHRAPLSQGTVWLEVNFGQQPPTTSSPRQQDHHRHDESPFQRAEGAMSGEAVTVAAVTESGRGSRRRDPVGVGPPMTKFEGPGGNSYEDAEQEGVEEEEGEKEEEDEMVKAPARVTDLEIGMYVLLGVFCLAIFIFLINCVVFVLRYQRKEPPDAGSGPASSTQQPHNWIWLGTGQEELDRQLDLCTQHCQDQPLDPSSTNDGCCCCAGPEGKMEAVAQESPALPGTETTVSASTLGPTGPGSPALATTLSRKKDGREVGGRRKRVEFVTFATPPGSAPSPPASAPAVQSILVASEDDIRWVCEDMGLHDPDELRSYMERIRGSS, encoded by the exons TGAAGTGTGAATCTGACTCTCCTGGTGTGGTGTACCTGCCAGCTGAACTAGAGGTGCTAAATGGCCCGGAGTATTTCCGTCTTCAGCGTACAGATCGTTACTTGCCAGGAAATGCTTCTCTCAGCTCCCGCTCTGagaccttcctcttcctccaccgTCAGCTCACAGCAAAGCCTGCCATCCAAGCTTCCTACCTGCCTTTCACTGCCCAGCAG gcAGTCCCAACTGACGACTCCGAATTCACAGATGTCTCTTCTGCTTGGGACGTCCGGGCTGTATCCATTGAGGGTACAGTGTCTCCTTATGAGCCATACTCTAGGGTCCTATTCCATCTCCAAGGGCAAGAATGGATGTTGGGACAACAGGCCCTACCTTGCGTCACCCTACATGTCTTCCACCAGGCCCAGGTGGTTCACAAAGCCTGCCACCTCCAG GCACCCCTGGGGGTGTGTGTAGTGGAACTAGAGCTGCCGCCTCGCTGGTTCTCTCCTCCGCCTGCCAGCAGTCAGCGCAAACCTGAGGATTCTACTCTCACTCCCCTACGGGCTGAGCTGTACTACACCCTGGGGCCCTCTGTGCCTGGGAAGACACCTGGAGAGTGCCCCCACGTGAGACCCCCAGAAAGACCACGGCCAGGGACAGAGGGCACCAAGGAGCATCTGCACTACGTGGGCCCTGTTGAGATCAGGGTGATGAGCCCACCACGACGGCAGGAAGTGCGGCTGGATGATAACGTGATGGTCCGGGTTCCTGACATGGCCCTGCGCCCGGGGCAGCTCTTCACTGCCACCCTCATTTTGCAGCAGAACTTCACTGCTGACCTGCTGACACTCCG AATCAAGGTGAAGAAAGGGCTCCAGGTTCTGGCAGCTCGCCCCACCAGACCTGAGGCTTGGACTGTGAAGCTGGACAAATTCAAGGGTACCAAACACCACACAGCTCTGGTCACCTGTCGCCGTTCCCTTAGCAGTGGGCTGGACTGGAG GGCAGCCGATTCTCCAGAGTTCCTGTATCTGGATTTTGTAGTGGAGAATGGCACAGGGGGCCTGTCTTCTACACGTCCTGTCACTTGGCAAGTGGAGTATCCTGGCCAGGACCCTGAGGCTGAGAAGGACAAGATGGTGTGGGAGATACAAGTCTCAGAGCGAGATGTACGGGCTTTGGTTCCACTGGTGAAG GAGCAGGAGATTGTGAACACTGCACTCCTAACAGGAATTCCTTACTCGGTGCCTGTGAAACTGGTTGTGGTAGAGACCGGGGGAGCTGTGTCTGAGGTCACTGAGCAGATGGGCTGTGAATCTTCTAACAAACAGGTCTTGCAG GTGTCGGATGTGTGCGATGCTGTCTACGTAGGGGGGAAAGAGAGCCGAGGGGCACGTGGTGTCCGGGTTGATTTCTGGTACCGCCGGCTCCATGCTTCCCTGCTCTTCACTGTCTGGGCCCCGCTATTGCCTCTGCGTATTGAGCTGACAGACACCTCCCTGGAGCAGGTGCGGGGCTGGAGGGTCCCTGGCCCTGCCCCAGAAAG CAGCTCAGCAGATCCtgaagagggaggagaggaagctgAGAGGAGAGCACGCGGCTGCCGGCTCCAGTACCAGCGTGCCGGGGTTCGTTTCCTTGCCCACTTTGTGGCTCACCCACTAGATGGTGGCCGTCACTTGACCTACATGCCAAGCTCCGATTGGCTGCTGGATGTTTCACATCTGGTGCAAAAGCATGCTCGAATCCAGGACCCCCGAGTGGCGACACTGGAAGGTGGGAGCGTGGTGATTGGCCGTGAGCCAGGAATGACATCTGTGGAG GTGCGCTCTCCTGTTTCTGACTCCATCTTGGGGGAGCAGACCCTCGTGGTGTCGGAGGAGAAGGTTTCCATCTCAGAGCTGCAGGCTCAGCTGGTCTCCGGCGTCTCACTGACTCTTTCTGTGGAGCCGGGGCACCCCAATGTCTTCACGGCCACGTGCCAGGGACTCTCAGCCCTGCGTTTCCTGAAGCAG GAAGCAGTGCTAAGCTTCTGGCTGGTATTCACTGATCACACCTTGGCTCCCATAGAGCTGTACAATGGGCGTGACGTGGCGGTCTCACTTTCTTCTCTGAACCCTAGCGTGGTCTCCGTGCGGCTGGGTGAGGAGCAGGCCCGCCCAGTGATTGTTGCTGAGAGCCTGGGCCGAGGGTCCCTCCTGCAGCTCAGCCTGCATTCCCCAGACTCCTGCCGCAAGGGCAAGCACAGGGCTCCACTCTCCCAAGGCACAGTGTGGCTGGAAGTGAACTTTGGACAGCAGCCCCCAACAACCAGCAGCCCGCGTCAACAAGATCACCATCGCCATGACGAGTCCCCCTTCCAGCGAGCAGAAGGTGCCATGTCGGGGGAAGCAGTGACAGTTGCAGCTGTCACAGAGAGTGGAAGGGGATCGCGGAGGCGTGAcccagtgggggtggggccacCAATGACCAAATTTGAGGGTCCTGGTGGTAATTCTTATGAGGATGCTGAACAGGagggtgtggaggaggaggagggggagaaggaggaggaagatgagatGGTGAAGGCCCCTGCAAGAGTAACAGACCTGGAGATTGGTATGTACGTTCTCCTGGGTGTTTTCTGCCTCGCCATCTTCATCTTCCTCATTAACTGTGTGGTCTTTGTTCTCCGTTACCAGCGCAAGGAGCCTCCAGATGCTGGTTCCGGGCCAGCCTCTTCGACCCAACAGCCCCACAACTGGATCTGGCTGGGCACTGGCCAGGAGGAGCTTGACCGGCAGCTGGATCTGTGCACCCAGCACTGCCAAGACCAACCCCTTGACCCTTCCAGTACCAACgatgggtgctgctgctgtgcggGGCCAGAGGGCAAAATGGAGGCTGTGGCCCAAGAGAGCCCAGCTCTACCAGGGACAGAAACCACTGTTTCTGCCAGTACTCTGGGCCCAACTGGCCCAGGAAGCCCTGCCCTTGCCACCACCTTGTCCAGGAAAAAGGACGGCAGGGAGGTCGGTGGCCGGCGGAAGCGTGTGGAGTTTGTGACCTTCGCCACTCCCCCTGGCTCTGCCCCCAGCCCCCCTGCCTCCGCTCCTGCTGTCCAGTCCATCCTGGTGGCCAGTGAAGATGACATCCGTTGGGTGTGTGAGGACATGGGGCTGCACGACCCCGATGAGCTGCGCAGCTACATGGAGAGGATCCGGGGCAGCTCCTGA